In one Clostridia bacterium genomic region, the following are encoded:
- a CDS encoding helix-turn-helix transcriptional regulator, producing MKQDFIIDKIELACLVKAGKGSMIHKNRASHGLALFLGGERTFCFDEKIFKVTKNTIVYFPKGSNYTIKEKETSDCYAINFQMPVNMKFEPFVFKIKNLNTYLESFKNSRKIWNKKSTGYFSKVKAELYNIIYNMQAEYVIPYSNSSVIQPAVEYIHENYYKENISVVHLASLCNISVVHLRNCFIKSFAVSPVKYINSLKLTRAKELIESGMYTVGDVCFLSGYNDESYFSREFKKSFKKSPKEYAKASRK from the coding sequence ATGAAACAGGATTTTATTATTGATAAAATTGAACTTGCATGTTTGGTAAAAGCCGGAAAAGGTTCAATGATTCACAAAAACAGAGCAAGTCATGGATTGGCTCTGTTTTTAGGGGGTGAGAGAACCTTCTGTTTTGATGAAAAAATTTTTAAGGTTACCAAAAACACAATCGTGTATTTTCCAAAAGGTTCAAACTACACAATTAAAGAAAAGGAGACTTCCGATTGCTATGCAATCAACTTTCAAATGCCTGTTAATATGAAATTTGAGCCATTTGTATTTAAAATAAAAAATCTTAACACATATTTGGAAAGCTTTAAAAACAGCCGAAAAATATGGAATAAAAAATCTACGGGTTATTTTTCAAAAGTTAAAGCAGAGCTTTACAACATAATTTACAATATGCAAGCAGAATATGTTATTCCATACAGCAATTCTTCCGTCATTCAGCCTGCTGTTGAGTATATCCACGAAAACTATTATAAAGAAAATATAAGTGTTGTGCATCTGGCTTCACTCTGCAATATTAGTGTTGTGCATTTAAGGAACTGCTTTATTAAGAGTTTTGCCGTATCGCCCGTTAAATATATAAATTCACTTAAGTTAACGCGTGCAAAAGAGCTAATTGAGTCAGGAATGTATACCGTTGGCGATGTTTGCTTCTTATCCGGCTATAATGATGAAAGCTATTTTTCCCGTGAATTTAAAAAGTCTTTTAAAAAATCACCAAAAGAATATGCAAAAGCATCCCGCAAATAG
- a CDS encoding 4Fe-4S cluster-binding domain-containing protein — protein MKNHNSGEIFNIQKFCVNDGPGIRTTVLFKGCPLRCEWCHNPESQAKEHNLHTAIETCGFADSDKIK, from the coding sequence ATGAAGAATCATAATTCAGGAGAAATATTCAATATTCAGAAATTTTGCGTAAATGACGGACCGGGCATACGTACAACCGTGCTTTTTAAAGGGTGTCCTCTGCGTTGTGAATGGTGTCATAATCCCGAAAGTCAAGCAAAAGAACACAATCTGCATACTGCTATAGAAACCTGTGGCTTTGCCGATAGCGATAAAATAAAATAA
- a CDS encoding DUF3029 family protein has protein sequence MSLCDYSIYNYVTNQHYDYLNNLSPVKRASEIFRLETENLSFELTDDDEIFGWFKFNNTNNYENKQFSDSILNEDVKKIIDAPRLYGSSTNVDKGHTLVDYEYILNNGLSAYQEKIENELKNSPDNEYLSAMNDVLKSTKLFVEKMIFVAEKNENLKNASIIKNALLQVPFYPARNFREAIQSIWIIHFLLPLAENAWYSISLGKFDQYVYPYYIKSMSNGMTKKEAQQILYNFYQLLNNYADGACLLNVGAEYNELSELIIECQKEFSMPGPILGAKISENISENIWNMLIDEKLFSMGQPTFYGVNSCINALEEKGISHDIAKEFSNNSCMGISLAGEEFNSMWGCVFSVSAVLEATVNCGKIVHKDFTVPGISNIKNIDELYAFFEKSTKYLFDICVKSYEAKASFSEKTDPDPFVSILTKGCIEKHCDRVFGAKYHNVTVECMGMINVSDGICAIDKLVFQEKKYTLSELCEAIKNNFNGYENIREDILKCPKFGQNSEADLYAVKIAEILQKVIRSKNHDNIVFCPSLHTLDANVSYGNCWGAGFDGRLSGTPFAKNAGASNSVRKKEPTSLILSASKLPQHTFYGGQPLDINFSTSMVKNNKKEIAELIKVYLFNGGLQMQVNSLNSKMLKDAVKNPQNHENLIVRIGGYSNYFNRFSEKTKQEFIERVEYEES, from the coding sequence TTGAGTTTATGTGATTATTCTATATACAATTATGTAACAAACCAACACTATGACTATTTAAACAATTTATCACCCGTAAAAAGAGCATCTGAAATATTCAGACTGGAAACAGAAAATCTGTCTTTCGAGCTGACGGATGATGATGAGATTTTCGGGTGGTTTAAATTCAATAACACTAACAATTACGAAAACAAACAGTTTTCTGACAGCATACTAAATGAAGATGTCAAAAAAATTATTGACGCTCCCAGGCTCTACGGAAGCTCAACTAATGTAGATAAAGGTCATACTCTTGTGGATTATGAATACATTCTTAACAACGGACTTTCGGCATATCAGGAAAAAATAGAGAATGAGTTGAAAAATTCACCCGATAATGAATATCTTTCAGCAATGAATGATGTTTTGAAATCTACAAAATTATTTGTGGAAAAAATGATATTTGTGGCAGAGAAAAATGAAAATTTAAAAAACGCAAGCATCATAAAAAATGCTCTTTTGCAGGTTCCCTTTTATCCTGCTCGTAATTTCAGAGAAGCAATTCAATCAATATGGATCATACACTTTTTGCTACCACTTGCTGAAAATGCATGGTACAGTATTTCGCTGGGAAAATTTGACCAATATGTATATCCGTACTATATAAAATCCATGTCAAATGGAATGACAAAAAAAGAGGCACAGCAAATACTTTATAACTTTTATCAGCTCCTGAACAACTATGCAGACGGTGCCTGCCTTTTGAATGTCGGTGCTGAATATAACGAACTTTCTGAACTTATCATAGAGTGTCAGAAAGAATTTTCGATGCCGGGACCTATTCTTGGTGCAAAGATATCAGAGAACATTTCTGAAAACATTTGGAATATGCTTATTGACGAAAAGCTGTTTTCCATGGGACAACCCACATTTTATGGTGTGAATTCCTGCATAAATGCTCTTGAAGAAAAAGGAATATCGCATGATATAGCAAAAGAATTTTCAAATAACAGCTGTATGGGAATAAGCTTGGCCGGAGAAGAGTTTAACAGTATGTGGGGGTGCGTATTTTCTGTTTCTGCAGTTTTGGAGGCAACGGTCAATTGCGGAAAAATTGTACATAAAGATTTTACTGTACCCGGTATTTCCAACATTAAAAATATAGATGAGTTATATGCATTCTTTGAGAAATCAACAAAATACTTGTTTGATATTTGTGTGAAATCATATGAAGCTAAAGCATCGTTTAGCGAAAAAACAGACCCTGATCCATTTGTGTCCATTCTAACAAAAGGATGTATAGAAAAGCATTGCGATAGAGTATTCGGAGCAAAATATCATAATGTAACTGTTGAGTGTATGGGCATGATAAATGTTTCCGATGGTATTTGTGCTATTGACAAGTTGGTGTTTCAGGAGAAAAAATATACACTGTCTGAATTATGCGAAGCTATTAAAAATAATTTTAACGGATATGAAAATATAAGAGAAGATATACTTAAATGCCCCAAATTCGGTCAGAATTCAGAAGCGGATTTGTATGCGGTAAAAATTGCGGAAATACTTCAGAAAGTAATCAGAAGCAAAAATCACGACAACATAGTATTTTGTCCGTCATTGCATACACTTGATGCAAATGTTAGTTACGGGAATTGTTGGGGTGCAGGCTTTGACGGTAGACTTTCCGGTACACCTTTTGCCAAAAACGCAGGTGCATCAAACAGTGTAAGAAAAAAAGAGCCTACCTCTTTGATTTTGTCGGCATCCAAACTTCCTCAGCACACATTTTACGGCGGTCAGCCTCTGGATATAAATTTCAGCACAAGTATGGTAAAAAACAATAAAAAAGAAATTGCTGAACTTATAAAGGTTTACCTTTTTAATGGGGGATTGCAAATGCAGGTAAATTCACTAAATTCAAAGATGTTAAAAGACGCTGTTAAAAACCCACAGAACCACGAAAATCTCATTGTCCGTATCGGTGGATATAGTAATTATTTCAACAGATTTTCAGAAAAAACAAAGCAGGAATTTATAGAAAGAGTAGAATATGAAGAATCATAA
- a CDS encoding IclR family transcriptional regulator: protein MSKAPAVDYALEIIEFFSKKNHEIGIADISNALNINKNAVSRVLEALLEKNWIYMSDNTQKKYRLTLRPFSLISGYVNNNSIAKIATPYIEQLNNELGDSVYLGVKNERNVLYLLHYDSTKEVRINGCIGGEYPLNCSAPGKILLSYSDTDEIKNYFNIPVDKRTTNTITDFDSFIIEADKIKKAGFAIDNEEFAKGIICIAVPVFDYAGNVVATIGISSLTLYDGIDSLIREKFKHLKNIADEVSANLGNSEKAGAICE from the coding sequence TTGTCTAAAGCTCCTGCTGTAGATTACGCTTTGGAAATAATAGAATTTTTCTCAAAGAAAAACCATGAAATCGGTATTGCTGATATTAGCAATGCTCTTAATATAAATAAAAATGCTGTTTCAAGGGTGTTGGAAGCTTTGCTCGAGAAAAATTGGATTTATATGAGTGATAATACTCAAAAAAAATACAGATTAACGCTCCGTCCCTTTTCACTTATATCAGGTTATGTTAATAATAACAGCATTGCAAAAATTGCAACTCCTTACATAGAACAGTTAAATAATGAGCTTGGTGATTCTGTCTATCTTGGGGTTAAAAACGAAAGAAACGTCCTTTATCTTTTACATTATGATTCCACAAAGGAAGTCAGAATTAATGGGTGTATAGGTGGAGAATACCCACTTAACTGTTCTGCCCCCGGTAAAATCCTTCTAAGCTATTCCGATACAGATGAGATAAAGAATTACTTTAATATTCCGGTTGACAAAAGAACAACAAATACCATTACGGATTTTGATAGTTTTATTATTGAAGCTGATAAGATAAAAAAAGCAGGTTTTGCTATTGATAATGAAGAGTTTGCCAAAGGCATAATTTGTATTGCAGTACCTGTTTTTGATTACGCAGGAAATGTAGTAGCAACTATTGGTATTTCAAGCCTGACGCTTTATGATGGTATCGACTCTTTAATCCGGGAAAAATTTAAGCATTTAAAAAATATTGCTGATGAAGTTTCGGCAAATTTAGGAAATTCAGAAAAGGCAGGTGCTATTTGTGAATAA
- the spoIVB gene encoding SpoIVB peptidase, translating into MKKQSVKIFTCAVLAAAVARLFVVSAAEQVSSVENKTVVLGGQVIGVKLYTKGIHVLKLSDVETTDGKKEPAKKAGLKVGDYITHVDGKYITAYEQFADCLQGKTEVMLSVSRGKESLNIRLEPAVGKDGIYRAGIWVRDSIAGLGTVTCFDPATNHAVALGHGITDTETGLMLIPARGRAYKAYVTSVDKGKNGKAGALNGSFADENGYLGEMLSNSKTGAYFEFLRFEGLEIPVATHQEVQEGEAVIYSTVSGDEVKPYTVNIKKVIKSSLYTTKGMILEVTDPSLLKQTGGIVCGMSGSPLVQNGKLIGAVTHVFVNDPTKGYGIFIENMLTEAEKNK; encoded by the coding sequence ATGAAAAAACAGTCGGTTAAAATTTTTACTTGCGCTGTTCTTGCTGCAGCAGTTGCCCGCCTCTTTGTAGTTTCGGCTGCTGAGCAGGTCTCGTCAGTCGAAAACAAAACGGTTGTTTTAGGCGGGCAGGTAATTGGTGTAAAGCTGTATACAAAAGGCATACATGTGCTGAAATTGTCTGACGTTGAAACCACGGACGGTAAAAAAGAACCTGCTAAAAAAGCAGGTCTTAAGGTTGGGGACTATATCACGCATGTGGACGGTAAGTATATTACAGCCTATGAACAGTTTGCAGATTGCCTGCAGGGCAAAACAGAAGTGATGCTTTCGGTCAGTCGGGGCAAGGAATCCTTAAATATCCGATTAGAACCTGCTGTAGGAAAAGACGGTATTTACAGAGCAGGTATATGGGTTAGAGATTCCATTGCAGGACTCGGTACAGTAACATGCTTTGATCCTGCAACCAATCATGCCGTAGCCTTGGGACACGGCATTACAGACACAGAAACAGGACTTATGCTTATACCTGCAAGGGGGCGCGCATATAAAGCATACGTTACATCTGTGGATAAAGGTAAAAACGGCAAAGCCGGGGCTTTAAACGGCAGTTTTGCAGACGAAAACGGCTATCTCGGTGAAATGCTTTCCAACAGCAAAACAGGGGCTTATTTTGAGTTTTTACGTTTTGAGGGCTTGGAAATTCCCGTTGCCACACACCAAGAGGTGCAGGAAGGGGAGGCGGTTATCTATTCCACCGTCTCAGGCGATGAAGTAAAGCCTTACACCGTAAATATCAAAAAAGTCATCAAAAGCAGTCTCTATACCACAAAAGGTATGATTTTAGAGGTCACAGACCCGTCGCTTTTAAAACAGACCGGCGGTATCGTTTGTGGTATGTCGGGTTCGCCTTTAGTTCAAAACGGCAAACTGATAGGTGCAGTTACTCACGTTTTTGTCAACGACCCGACCAAGGGATATGGGATATTTATTGAGAATATGTTAACTGAAGCAGAGAAAAACAAATAA
- a CDS encoding stage II sporulation protein R translates to MKKVRVAVFILVIFLSVMHLETVHGGLKDSIVRLHIIANSDSKEDQAQKLQIRDFVLKNYGEVLSAENRTEALEEVFRNIPQIESDIRHTFKTDVKAELCEENFPTKEYDGITFPAGEYVALKIKIGNAKGQNWWCVMYPPLCFSDLSTETNRDKMKKVLSKEEYELVTSDSSKVVYKFKSVELWNKFKKLF, encoded by the coding sequence ATGAAGAAAGTCCGGGTTGCTGTTTTTATTTTGGTTATTTTTTTGAGTGTTATGCATTTAGAAACCGTGCACGGCGGTCTGAAGGATTCTATAGTGCGTCTGCATATAATCGCAAACAGCGATTCTAAAGAAGATCAGGCACAAAAATTACAAATTCGTGATTTTGTTTTGAAAAATTATGGGGAAGTGTTGTCGGCAGAAAACAGAACAGAAGCGTTAGAAGAAGTGTTTCGGAATATTCCCCAAATTGAATCAGACATCAGACATACCTTTAAAACGGATGTTAAAGCCGAACTTTGTGAAGAAAACTTCCCGACAAAGGAATATGACGGTATTACTTTTCCTGCAGGTGAGTATGTTGCGTTAAAAATAAAAATCGGAAACGCAAAAGGACAAAACTGGTGGTGTGTGATGTATCCGCCTCTTTGTTTTTCTGATTTAAGCACCGAAACCAATCGGGATAAAATGAAAAAAGTGCTATCTAAAGAAGAATACGAACTGGTTACATCCGATTCTTCAAAAGTAGTTTATAAGTTTAAAAGCGTTGAGCTTTGGAATAAATTCAAAAAACTGTTTTAA
- a CDS encoding 4-(cytidine 5'-diphospho)-2-C-methyl-D-erythritol kinase — MKSMTVRTYPKINLTLDVLGVREDGYHEVEMIMQTVSLFDEVTVTITDDHDEIRLTSDKFYVPCDNRNTAYKAAQCFFEAFPRKKCGVEIHIKKNLPVAAGIAGGSCNAAGVLKALNKLTETNVGKRKLMAIGEKIGADVPYCILGGTAVARGIGCDLERIANLPRMILVLAKPNFSVSTPEVYREIDAMEIIEHPDTSGMISAIENEDIPCIASKLSNVLELVTANKHPIINEIKGIMKECGAINAVMSGSGPTVFGIFENMKDAYKARNALRKIVRYAEVTKTRF, encoded by the coding sequence ATGAAAAGCATGACGGTGCGCACATATCCGAAAATCAATTTGACGTTAGATGTTCTGGGTGTGCGCGAGGACGGATATCATGAAGTGGAAATGATTATGCAGACGGTTTCTTTGTTTGATGAGGTTACCGTTACCATAACGGATGACCATGATGAAATTCGTTTGACATCGGATAAATTTTATGTGCCTTGCGATAACCGGAATACCGCCTATAAGGCAGCACAGTGCTTTTTTGAGGCGTTTCCCCGTAAAAAGTGTGGGGTAGAGATTCATATCAAAAAAAATCTGCCGGTGGCAGCAGGAATAGCAGGTGGAAGCTGTAACGCAGCAGGTGTTTTGAAAGCACTGAACAAGCTTACCGAAACCAATGTGGGCAAAAGAAAACTGATGGCAATCGGTGAAAAAATCGGTGCAGATGTGCCGTACTGTATTTTAGGTGGCACTGCGGTTGCGAGAGGCATTGGCTGTGATTTGGAACGCATTGCAAACCTGCCACGCATGATTCTTGTGCTGGCAAAGCCGAATTTCAGTGTAAGCACGCCTGAGGTGTACAGGGAAATTGATGCTATGGAAATTATAGAGCATCCGGACACGAGCGGGATGATTTCCGCTATTGAAAACGAAGATATTCCGTGCATTGCATCTAAACTTTCTAACGTTCTGGAGTTGGTTACGGCAAACAAGCATCCCATCATTAATGAAATCAAAGGTATCATGAAAGAGTGCGGTGCTATTAACGCGGTTATGAGCGGAAGCGGTCCGACCGTTTTTGGTATTTTTGAAAATATGAAGGACGCGTATAAAGCCAGAAATGCTTTGCGTAAAATTGTCCGCTATGCAGAAGTGACCAAAACGAGATTTTAA
- a CDS encoding amidohydrolase yields the protein MLFKNITIIDDALNGKENMYVGVQNEKITYIGESMPQNASDFGRVYDGKNKLLMNGLFNGHGHSPMTLLRGYAEDMNLQEWLNNHIFPFEGKLTDNDCYWGTVLADAEMMRTGTVSVTDMYGHMNAVLSAHLDTGFKVNLSNGLMAFDDTPFEKNRNHLEEMEMSEKFNGANGGRIQVEKSVHAVYTSNQNIVKAVAEFAKENNCSVHIHLSETKTEVDECVAKYGVSPVRYFYEAGMFENHTVAAHCVWLSEEDMDILSSCGVFAAHNPVSNLKLASGVADIPKMQEKGIRITLGTDGCSSNNNLDMFEEIKLCAILNKGVRYNPTVTPAKEVLKYATLNGALAQKRTDCGALKVGNKADLIVLDLSTPSMQPVHDVLNNVVYAGSGKDVILTMIDGAVVYENGEYKTLDIEKAVYEVTKSKNRILRELKA from the coding sequence ATGTTATTCAAAAACATTACCATCATAGATGATGCGTTAAACGGAAAAGAAAATATGTATGTGGGTGTGCAAAATGAAAAAATCACCTATATCGGGGAAAGTATGCCCCAAAACGCATCTGATTTCGGCAGAGTGTACGACGGAAAGAATAAGCTTTTGATGAATGGCTTGTTCAACGGGCACGGACATTCGCCTATGACCCTCTTGCGCGGATATGCCGAGGATATGAATTTGCAGGAATGGCTTAATAACCATATTTTTCCCTTTGAAGGCAAGTTGACCGATAATGACTGTTACTGGGGCACTGTTTTGGCAGATGCGGAAATGATGCGTACAGGTACTGTTTCGGTAACAGATATGTACGGGCACATGAATGCCGTACTGTCTGCCCATTTGGATACGGGTTTTAAAGTGAATCTTTCCAACGGCTTAATGGCATTTGATGATACACCCTTTGAGAAAAACCGCAATCATCTGGAAGAGATGGAAATGTCTGAAAAGTTTAACGGTGCAAACGGTGGCAGAATTCAGGTGGAAAAAAGTGTACACGCGGTGTATACCAGCAACCAAAATATTGTAAAAGCCGTTGCGGAATTTGCCAAAGAAAACAACTGTTCGGTGCATATTCATTTAAGTGAAACCAAAACGGAAGTGGATGAATGTGTGGCAAAATACGGTGTGTCTCCCGTTCGTTATTTTTATGAAGCGGGCATGTTTGAAAATCATACCGTTGCGGCACATTGTGTATGGCTGTCAGAGGAGGATATGGATATCTTATCTTCCTGTGGTGTATTTGCGGCACACAATCCCGTAAGCAATTTAAAACTTGCAAGCGGTGTTGCTGACATTCCCAAAATGCAGGAAAAAGGTATACGCATTACTTTAGGTACAGACGGTTGTTCTTCCAATAATAATTTAGATATGTTTGAAGAAATCAAGCTCTGTGCTATTTTGAATAAAGGCGTCAGATACAATCCCACCGTAACCCCTGCCAAAGAAGTTTTGAAATATGCAACCTTAAACGGTGCACTTGCACAAAAACGTACCGATTGCGGTGCTTTAAAGGTGGGTAACAAAGCTGACCTGATTGTTCTTGATTTAAGTACACCTTCTATGCAACCGGTACATGATGTTTTAAACAATGTGGTGTATGCCGGAAGCGGAAAAGATGTAATCTTAACCATGATAGACGGTGCAGTTGTTTATGAAAACGGTGAATATAAAACATTGGATATAGAAAAGGCTGTTTACGAAGTTACAAAATCCAAAAACCGCATTTTAAGGGAGTTGAAAGCATGA
- a CDS encoding FAD-binding oxidoreductase has product MYNKVTTEDIQKLSAVLGTENVLYGDAISPDYAHDELGSIEKMPEVLVRVHSTEEISAVMKLAFERSIPVTVRGSGTGLVGAAVPVEGGILLETTQMNKILELDTENMTVTVQPGVLLMELAAFAEENDFLYPPDPGEKSATIGGNISTNAGGMRAVKYGVTRDYVRTLTVVMPNGEIVVLGGKVAKNSSGYSLKDLVIGSEGTLCIIAEAVLKLVPLPKVSVSLLVPFPDMKSAIEAVPKIIRTKVTPTAIEYMSRDTILFSESYLGKKFPDTKNDAYILLTFDGNTDEQVEADMKCVADLCLEIGALDVYIVDTEERKKAVWSARGAFLEAIKASTTEMDECDVVVPVNKVDEFIKFTHKLAEELNVRIPSFGHAGDGNLHIYICRDALEQSDWEKVLTVAFDRMYEKAKELGGLVSGEHGIGYAKKEYLKDLYGNTPIALMQGIKKVFDEKNILNPGKITC; this is encoded by the coding sequence ATGTATAATAAGGTCACGACCGAAGATATTCAAAAGCTTAGTGCTGTTTTAGGTACAGAAAATGTGCTTTACGGAGATGCTATCAGTCCCGACTATGCTCATGATGAATTGGGTAGTATTGAAAAAATGCCCGAAGTGTTGGTTCGTGTGCATTCTACCGAAGAGATTTCCGCTGTTATGAAGCTCGCCTTTGAAAGAAGCATTCCTGTAACGGTGCGTGGAAGCGGTACCGGTCTTGTAGGGGCAGCAGTGCCTGTGGAAGGCGGAATTTTGCTGGAAACCACACAGATGAATAAAATTTTGGAGTTAGATACCGAAAACATGACTGTTACCGTACAGCCCGGTGTGCTTTTAATGGAGCTTGCGGCTTTTGCAGAGGAAAATGATTTTCTATATCCGCCTGATCCGGGTGAGAAATCTGCTACCATCGGTGGAAACATCTCCACGAATGCAGGCGGGATGCGTGCGGTAAAATACGGAGTTACTCGTGATTACGTGCGCACATTGACAGTTGTTATGCCCAACGGTGAAATTGTTGTTTTGGGCGGTAAGGTTGCCAAAAACAGCTCTGGCTACAGCTTAAAGGATTTGGTAATCGGCTCGGAGGGTACCCTTTGCATTATCGCAGAAGCGGTATTAAAGCTTGTGCCGTTGCCAAAGGTTTCGGTAAGTCTTTTGGTTCCGTTCCCGGATATGAAAAGTGCCATTGAAGCGGTCCCGAAAATTATCCGCACCAAGGTAACACCCACAGCAATTGAATACATGTCCCGCGACACCATTTTATTTTCCGAAAGCTATCTGGGTAAAAAATTTCCTGATACAAAAAATGATGCCTATATCTTGCTGACCTTTGACGGCAATACCGATGAGCAGGTGGAAGCAGACATGAAATGCGTTGCGGATTTGTGTCTGGAAATCGGTGCACTGGATGTGTACATTGTAGATACCGAAGAGCGGAAAAAAGCTGTTTGGTCGGCGCGCGGTGCTTTCTTGGAAGCAATTAAAGCATCTACCACCGAAATGGACGAATGCGATGTAGTTGTCCCCGTAAATAAAGTGGATGAATTTATTAAATTTACCCACAAGCTTGCAGAAGAATTGAATGTCCGTATCCCGAGCTTTGGTCATGCAGGCGACGGAAATTTACATATCTATATCTGCCGCGATGCTTTGGAGCAGTCGGATTGGGAAAAGGTGCTTACCGTTGCGTTTGACCGTATGTATGAAAAGGCAAAAGAACTTGGAGGATTGGTTTCCGGCGAGCATGGTATCGGCTATGCTAAAAAAGAATACCTGAAAGATTTGTACGGCAACACACCGATTGCATTGATGCAGGGCATTAAAAAGGTGTTTGATGAAAAGAATATATTAAATCCGGGCAAGATTACTTGCTGA
- a CDS encoding electron transfer flavoprotein subunit alpha/FixB family protein: protein MGKLIINQNMVTGENAQALCALCPFSAISYTDGKLDISSACKMCKMCVKKGNGVIEYVEEVKASVDKSLWRGILVYVDHCGDKIHRVTYELCGKAKELATVTGHPVYALVIGNNLGNSIQKLLHYGVDKVFVYDNPAFEDFKIEPYTAAFCDFIEKIKPSSVLVGATNLGRQLAPRVAARCRAGLTADCTVLEMKENTDLVQIRPAFGGNIMAQIISPDTRPQFCTARYKVFSEPEPSQNATGEIVKMEIASEKLISAIKVLSSENKPTDIDISEADVVVAIGRGASGEGMRKMAEELASLLGGVVACSRPLVESNIFDAKHQIGLSGRTVNAKFIICLGISGAVQFAAGMKSSECIVAINSDKSAPIFDVAHYAIVGDVNEIVPQLIAKIKEVQGNV, encoded by the coding sequence ATGGGAAAACTGATTATCAATCAAAATATGGTTACCGGAGAAAACGCACAAGCACTTTGCGCGTTATGTCCCTTCTCGGCGATTTCCTATACAGATGGAAAATTAGACATTTCCTCTGCATGCAAAATGTGCAAAATGTGTGTTAAAAAAGGAAACGGCGTTATTGAATATGTTGAAGAAGTAAAAGCTTCGGTAGACAAATCCTTATGGCGCGGTATTTTGGTTTATGTAGACCATTGCGGAGATAAGATTCACCGCGTTACATACGAGCTTTGCGGAAAAGCGAAAGAACTTGCGACTGTTACGGGGCATCCGGTGTATGCACTTGTAATCGGCAACAATTTAGGAAACAGTATTCAAAAGCTTTTACACTACGGTGTAGACAAGGTGTTTGTTTATGACAACCCGGCTTTTGAAGATTTTAAAATTGAACCGTACACTGCGGCTTTTTGTGATTTTATTGAAAAAATCAAACCGTCCTCGGTGCTTGTGGGTGCAACCAATTTAGGCAGACAGCTAGCGCCAAGAGTAGCCGCAAGATGCAGAGCAGGTCTTACTGCCGACTGCACCGTGCTTGAAATGAAAGAAAATACCGATCTTGTACAAATCCGCCCGGCGTTTGGCGGTAACATCATGGCGCAAATTATTTCGCCTGACACAAGACCGCAGTTCTGTACAGCCCGTTATAAAGTATTTTCCGAGCCTGAACCGTCACAAAACGCAACGGGTGAAATTGTTAAAATGGAAATTGCATCCGAAAAACTGATCTCTGCAATCAAAGTTCTATCTTCCGAAAACAAGCCCACCGACATTGATATTTCCGAAGCGGATGTGGTGGTTGCAATCGGCAGAGGTGCATCGGGTGAAGGCATGCGCAAAATGGCAGAAGAGCTTGCCTCTTTGCTTGGTGGTGTAGTTGCCTGCAGCAGACCGTTGGTTGAAAGCAATATCTTTGATGCAAAGCACCAGATTGGGTTATCGGGCAGAACGGTAAATGCTAAATTTATTATTTGTCTTGGTATTTCGGGTGCGGTACAGTTTGCTGCAGGTATGAAATCCTCAGAATGTATTGTTGCGATTAACAGCGATAAATCCGCCCCGATATTTGACGTGGCACACTATGCAATTGTGGGGGATGTAAACGAAATCGTACCGCAATTGATTGCAAAGATTAAGGAGGTGCAGGGAAATGTATAA